Proteins encoded within one genomic window of Apis mellifera strain DH4 linkage group LG1, Amel_HAv3.1, whole genome shotgun sequence:
- the LOC726223 gene encoding calpain-7: MTLEDAQNAAKKAVQFDAKNQYKQALYYYNMAVKYLSELQDSMYVQKLSEYRERISTIESLINEEEQKHHKAQSIDQSKLQKFKFLMNQAQDADEAGLKNIAVKLYTDAAELGLNMKIIDAEAKIKLTDLIKLALDRAESLKGLKSIDNNDILKTLSKLPSVPETSLDEDEEKIPPTIITTSAINSSNTGKQIRPSLHRGSSVHLKVSGGSTNYTEEEKKVLLHSSHINDHEFVPFMSIDLTEKFQYAIPFTDKDGLLALAPKQKPDFAKWCRPEELFSDPKMLKTSHVDYYSIRQTVVSDCSFVASLAVSAQYEKRFGRRLITSIIYPKNKNKEPIYNPFGKYMVKLHINGVPRKIIIDDLLPVSRYNQLLCSYSSNHGELWISLLEKAYMKVMGGYDFPGSNSNIDLHTLTGWIPERWAIRPNEPDFNKDNLFNVLLTRLHKGDVLVTVATGELSDLEADRTGLVPTHAYAVLDVRKINEEKLLQLKNPWSHLRWKGNYSELDTIHWTNELKEALNYDPDSASQFDNGIFWIDYDSICRFFDVFYLNWNPGLFNYTYCIHQMWNAGIGPVKDAYNIGDNPQFLLEIKNNVKGAIWILLTRHITDIADFRQNQEYITVLVYKNDGKRVYYPHDPPPYIDGVRINSPHYLCKIKLDTQVDTRYTLVISQYEKTNTIYYTLRAYGSCEFSLKKIPNFYKYEKELTGQWKDITAGGCSNHSTYQNNPRYQLILESSNNNNYLLIILKGPKQYQIGFDILTVVLNDSDVTTAFKMKSSGPFRSGFVYLELEEVPAGTYHIIPSTYVPGQEGHFFLICKSFCKLQLQSLQ, encoded by the exons atgacgTTGGAAGATGCACAAAATGCAGCAAAAAAAGCAGTACAATTTGATgccaaaaatcaatataaacaagctttatattattataatatggcTGTAAAGTATCTTTCAGAATTACAAGATTCTATGTATGTTCAGAAACTTTCTGAATATCGAGAAAGAATATCAACTATAGAAAGCCTTA tTAATGAAGAAGAACAGAAGCATCATAAAGCACAATCTATAGatcaatcaaaattacaaaaatttaaatttcttatgaaTCAAGCACAAGATGCAGATGAAGCTGGTTTAAAGAATATtgctgtaaaattatatacagatGCTGCTGAACTTGGACTTAATATG aaaattattgatgcagaagcaaaaattaaattaacagatCTTATAAAACTTGCCCTTGATAGGGCAGAATCTTTAAAAGGTTTAAAATCTATAGACAATAATGATATTCTTAAAACTCTTTCTAAATTACCTTCTGTACCAGAAACAAGTCTGgatgaagatgaagaaaaaataccaCCTACAATTATAACAACATCTGCTATAAATTCTAGTAATACag GGAAACAAATTCGTCCATCACTTCATCGTGGAAGTAGTGTACATTTAAAAGTAAGCGGTGGTAGTACTAATTAcacagaagaagaaaaaaaagttttgctTCATAGTTCCCATATTAATGATCATGAATTTGTACCTTTCATGAGTATTGATCTTACAGAAAAGTTTCAGTATGCCATTCCATTTACTGATAAAGATGGTTTGTTAGCATTAGCACCAAAACAAAAACCTGATTTTGCAAAATGGTGTCGAccagaagaattattttctgatCCAAAAATGCTTAAAACATCACATGTTGATTATTACAGTATAAGACAGACG gtTGTTTCTGATTGTTCTTTTGTTGCTTCCCTTGCAGTTAGTGctcaatatgaaaaaagatttgGACGTAGACTTATTACatctattatttatccaaaaaataaaaataaagaaccaatatataatccatttg gaaAATACATGGTGAAACTACACATTAATGGTGTTcctcgaaaaattataatagatgaCTTATTGCCTGTAAGTCGATACAACCAATTACTTTGTTCCTACTCTAGCAATCATGGTGAGCTGTGGATTTCGTTACTCGAGAAAGCATATATGAAAGTAATGGGTGGTTATGATTTTCCTGGCTCGAATAGt AATATAGATTTACATACTTTAACTGGTTGGATACCAGAAAGATGGGCTATAAGACCTAATGAACCTGATTTTAATAAGGATAAtctatttaatgttttattaacaCGTTTACATAAAGGAGATGTATTAGTTACAGTTGCTACTGGAGAATTATCTGATTTGGAAGCAGATAGAACGGGTCTTGTACCTACTCATGCTTATGCTGTTCTTGATgtcagaaaaataaat gaagaaaaattattgcaacttAAAAATCCTTGGTCCCATTTACGATGGAAAGGAAATTATTCTGAACTTGACACAATACATTGGactaatgaattaaaagaagCTTTAAACTATGATCCAGATTCTGCATCTCAGTTtgataatggaattttttggATTGATTATGATAGTATATGTCGATTCTTTGATGTTTTCTATTTGAACTGGAATCcaggtttatttaattatacttattgCATTCATCa aaTGTGGAATGCAGGAATAGGACCAGTGAAAGATGCATATAATATTGGAGATAATCCTCAATTTTTactggaaataaaaaataatgttaaaggAGCAATATGGATTCTTCTTACAAGACACATTACTGATATAGCAGATTTTAGACAAAATCAAGAATATATAACAGtattagtttataaaaatgatggaaaaagAGTATATTATCCTC ATGATCCACCACCATATATCGATGGTGTAAGAATAAACAGTCCACATTATCTTTGTAAGATAAAGTTAGACACTCAAGTTGATACTCGATATACTTTAGTCATATCAcaatatgaaaaaacaaatacaatatattatacctTACGTGCTTATGGATCTtgtgaattttcattaaaaaaaataccaaatttttataaatatgaaaaagag CTTACTGGCCAGTGGAAAGATATCACAGCTGGAGGATGTAGCAATCATTCAACATACCAAAATAATCCAcgttatcaattaattttggaaagttcaaataataataactatttgctaattatattaaagggACCTAAACAATATCAAATaggatttgatattttaacagTTGTATTAAATGATTCTGATGTAACTACtgcatttaaaatgaaaagctCTGGTCCATTCag ATCGGGATTTGTATATCTTGAATTAGAAGAAGTACCAGCAGGTACATACCATATTATTCCATCAACATATGTCCCTGGACAAGAAggacatttctttttaatatgtaaatcattttgtaaattacaACTTCAATCacttcaatga
- the LOC551573 gene encoding tyrosine-protein phosphatase non-receptor type 4 isoform X3, whose amino-acid sequence MIESVSRRALSGSSGSYHVRGAELARNRRLKSLSATVIFLDDTQHTFQLDKRAKGQTLLDLVFQHLELVEKDYFGLQYAENGVAICTYSPDVMRWLDPSKPVKKQIRSKGGQFYFRVKFYVSDPSKLQEEYTRYQFYLQIRRDILQGKLQLSPSTACLIASYTVQSELGDYHPEEHGPGYLSRLQLIPGQTEEMEKKIAELHKLHKGQLPADAEFNFLDHAKRLDMYGVELHKARDSTNKEIQLGVTSIGLVVFQNGIKINVFSWSKIVKISFKRKQFFIQLRREQSENYDTLLGFNMQTYRSSKNLWKACVEHHTFFRLHSPKTRPRRFPLTLSSRFTYSGRTEFQTVEDGKHRARVERTFIRSPSKRLVHGVTSVPIEEKGKLSIPPGRPSRPYDNKVQSLGAREPRRAWGEGNPSDDEGGFLSLREEITSSHTQGNAFSPVLGSRVLSYADDDTTAERNIYDLPAYSEPTSSPAPQIVEDGLVTISLTPDEQGRFGFNVKGGLDLDMPILVSRVAPNTPADRCYPKLNEGDQVVYINGIDVSGLLHEHVVNLIRQSRDSGSGELTLTVRPNALYNALAGTDETSEEEPPYRYVPDAPHAAIGSDALAQSMLLLADGLASGALIAQYEQLYRKNPELTSLESKKPENQNKNRYRDISPYDVTRVILLGSASGDYINANYVNMEIPGSGIINRYIATQGPLSSTVADFWQMVLEAGSTLVVMLTTLVERGRAKCHQYWPALNETLTLRNLTLTSTAENVEDTFIFREFILRDINTGEERDITHMQYCSWPDHGVPSDWRQFTTFTERVRAARTGIVEPAVVHCSAGIGRTGVLVLMETALCLIEANQPVYPLDIVRSMRDQRAMMIQNASQYRFVCEAVHKAYSEEIAKPLPEFSR is encoded by the exons atgattgaAAGTGTATCGCGTAGAGCGTTGAGTGGCTCCAGTGGGAGCTACCACGTTCGTGGAGCTGAATTAGCAAGAAATCGTAGATTAAAATCTCTATCTGCTACTGTTATCTTTCTTGATGATACACAGCATACATTTCAACTAGAt aaAAGAGCAAAAGGTCAAACATTATTAGATTTAGTATTCCAACACTTAGAACTTgttgaaaaagattattttggtTTGCAATATGCTGAAAATGGAGTTGcaatatgtacatattctCCAGATGTaatg agatgGTTAGATCCTAGCAAACCAGTAAAAAAGCAGATAAGAAGTAAGG gtggacaattttattttagagttaaattttatgtatctgATCCTAGCAAATTGCAAGAAGAATATACcagatatcaattttatttacaaatacgaAGAGATATTTTACAAGGAAAACTTCAGTTATCACCAAGTACAGCATGTCTTATTGCTAGTTATACTGTTCAAT CTGAGTTAGGTGATTATCATCCCGAAGAACATGGACCAGGATATCTTTCCAGATTGCAGTTAATACCTGGTCAAActgaagaaatggaaaaaaaaatagctgaACTGCATAAACTTCATAA aGGCCAATTACCAGCAGATgcagaattcaattttttagatCATGCAAAAAGATTGGATATGTATGGAGTAGAATTACATAAAGCTAGA gattcaacaaataaagaaatacaattaGGAGTAACATCTATAGGTTTAGTAGTATttcaaaatggaataaaaattaatgtgttTTCATGGtcaaaaatagttaaaatatcatttaaacgaaaacaattttttatccaaCTAAGAAGGGAACAG TCAGAAAACTATGATACTTTATTAGGATTTAATATGCAAACGTATCGtagttcaaaaaatttatggaaagcGTGTGTAGAACATCATACATTTTTTCGACTTCATAGTCCTAAAACAAGACCGAGACGTTTTCCACTTACTTTAAGTAGTAGATTTACGTATTCAGGACGTACAGAATTTCAAACAGTGGAAGATGGAAAACATAGAGCAAGAGTAGAAAGAACATTTATAcg atCTCCAAGTAAAAGATTAGTACATGGAGTAACATCAGTTCCaattgaagaaaaaggaaaattatctATACCTCCTGGAAGACCATCTAGACCATATGATAACAAAGTTCAGTCTCTTGGTGCTCGTGAACCTCGTCGAGCATGGGGTGAAGGGAATCCTAGCGATGA tGAAGGTGGTTTCTTGTCTCTCCGTGAAGAAATAACAAGCTCACATACACAAGGAAATGCATTTTCGCCCGTATTAGGTTCTAGAGTTTTAAGTTATGCTGATGATGATACAACTGCTGAAAGAAACATTTATGATCTTCCTGCTTATAGTGAACCTACAAGTTCACCTGCTCCTcag ATAGTGGAAGATGGATTAGTTACAATATCTTTGACACCAGATGAACAAGGTCGTTTTGGATTTAATGTGAAAGGTGGTTTAGATCTTGATATGCCTATTTTAGTATCAAGAGTAGCTCCAAACACTCCTGCTGATCGTTGTTatccaaaattaaatgaagGCGATCAg gtAGTGTATATAAATGGAATTGATGTAAGTGGCTTATTACATGAACATgtagtaaatttaattcgtcAATCTCGTGATTCGGGTTCTGGTGAACTGACATTAACTGTTAGACCAAATGCATTATACAATGCATTAGCTGGTACTGATGAAACATCTGAAGAAGAACCTCCATATAG GTATGTTCCGGATGCACCTCATGCAGCTATTGGATCAGATGCATTAGCTCAATCAATGTTGCTTCTTGCTGATGGTCTTGCAAGTGGTGCTTTAATCGCACAATATGaacaattatatagaaaaaatccTGAACTTACATCTCTTGAATCTAAAAAACCTGAAAAtcagaataaaaatcgatatcgagatatttcaccat atgatGTTACTCGAGTAATACTTTTGGGCTCTGCGAGTGGAGATTATATTAATGCTAACTATGTAAATATGGAAATACCAGGATCGGGTATTATTAACAGATATATTGCTACTCAAGGACCTTTGTCCTCAACTGTTGCTGATTTCTGGCAGATGGTTCTAGAAGCAGGCAGTACTCTCGTTGTAATGCTCACAACTTTAGTCGAACGAGGTCGAGCAAAATGTCATCAGTATTGGCCTGCTCTTAATGAAACGCTTACATTACGAAATCTTACACTCACATCTACTGCTGAAAATGTTGAAGACACTTTTATATTTCGAGAATTCATACTTCGTGATATTAAT actggagaagaaagagatataACTCACATGCAATATTGTAGTTGGCCAGATCATGGAGTTCCTAGTGATTGGCGACAATTTACAACGTTTACTGAAAGGGTACGGGCAGCTAGAACAGGAATAGTAGAACCTGCAGTTGTCCATTGTTCTGCTGGAATAGGTAGAACAGGTGTTTTAGTTTTAATGGAAACAGCACTGTGTCTTATCGAAGCAAATCAACCAGTATATCCATTGGATATTGTACGATCTATGAGAGATCAAAGAGCAATGATGATACAAAATGCt aGTCAATATAGATTCGTATGTGAGGCAGTTCATAAAGCTTATAGCGAAGAAATAGCTAAACCTCTTCCTGAATTTAGCAggtga
- the LOC551573 gene encoding tyrosine-protein phosphatase non-receptor type 4 isoform X2 — protein MKLFSMTSPECEQYSREVVSGRWLTRLRIFEMIESVSRRALSGSSGSYHVRGAELARNRRLKSLSATVIFLDDTQHTFQLDKRAKGQTLLDLVFQHLELVEKDYFGLQYAENGVAICTYSPDVMRWLDPSKPVKKQIRSGQFYFRVKFYVSDPSKLQEEYTRYQFYLQIRRDILQGKLQLSPSTACLIASYTVQSELGDYHPEEHGPGYLSRLQLIPGQTEEMEKKIAELHKLHKGQLPADAEFNFLDHAKRLDMYGVELHKARDSTNKEIQLGVTSIGLVVFQNGIKINVFSWSKIVKISFKRKQFFIQLRREQSENYDTLLGFNMQTYRSSKNLWKACVEHHTFFRLHSPKTRPRRFPLTLSSRFTYSGRTEFQTVEDGKHRARVERTFIRSPSKRLVHGVTSVPIEEKGKLSIPPGRPSRPYDNKVQSLGAREPRRAWGEGNPSDDEGGFLSLREEITSSHTQGNAFSPVLGSRVLSYADDDTTAERNIYDLPAYSEPTSSPAPQIVEDGLVTISLTPDEQGRFGFNVKGGLDLDMPILVSRVAPNTPADRCYPKLNEGDQVVYINGIDVSGLLHEHVVNLIRQSRDSGSGELTLTVRPNALYNALAGTDETSEEEPPYRYVPDAPHAAIGSDALAQSMLLLADGLASGALIAQYEQLYRKNPELTSLESKKPENQNKNRYRDISPYDVTRVILLGSASGDYINANYVNMEIPGSGIINRYIATQGPLSSTVADFWQMVLEAGSTLVVMLTTLVERGRAKCHQYWPALNETLTLRNLTLTSTAENVEDTFIFREFILRDINTGEERDITHMQYCSWPDHGVPSDWRQFTTFTERVRAARTGIVEPAVVHCSAGIGRTGVLVLMETALCLIEANQPVYPLDIVRSMRDQRAMMIQNASQYRFVCEAVHKAYSEEIAKPLPEFSR, from the exons ATGAAGTTATTTTCAATGACATCTCctgaat gtGAACAATATAGCAGAGAGGTGGTGTCGGGAAGGTGGTTGACACGCCTTcgtatttttgaaatgattgaAAGTGTATCGCGTAGAGCGTTGAGTGGCTCCAGTGGGAGCTACCACGTTCGTGGAGCTGAATTAGCAAGAAATCGTAGATTAAAATCTCTATCTGCTACTGTTATCTTTCTTGATGATACACAGCATACATTTCAACTAGAt aaAAGAGCAAAAGGTCAAACATTATTAGATTTAGTATTCCAACACTTAGAACTTgttgaaaaagattattttggtTTGCAATATGCTGAAAATGGAGTTGcaatatgtacatattctCCAGATGTaatg agatgGTTAGATCCTAGCAAACCAGTAAAAAAGCAGATAAGAA gtggacaattttattttagagttaaattttatgtatctgATCCTAGCAAATTGCAAGAAGAATATACcagatatcaattttatttacaaatacgaAGAGATATTTTACAAGGAAAACTTCAGTTATCACCAAGTACAGCATGTCTTATTGCTAGTTATACTGTTCAAT CTGAGTTAGGTGATTATCATCCCGAAGAACATGGACCAGGATATCTTTCCAGATTGCAGTTAATACCTGGTCAAActgaagaaatggaaaaaaaaatagctgaACTGCATAAACTTCATAA aGGCCAATTACCAGCAGATgcagaattcaattttttagatCATGCAAAAAGATTGGATATGTATGGAGTAGAATTACATAAAGCTAGA gattcaacaaataaagaaatacaattaGGAGTAACATCTATAGGTTTAGTAGTATttcaaaatggaataaaaattaatgtgttTTCATGGtcaaaaatagttaaaatatcatttaaacgaaaacaattttttatccaaCTAAGAAGGGAACAG TCAGAAAACTATGATACTTTATTAGGATTTAATATGCAAACGTATCGtagttcaaaaaatttatggaaagcGTGTGTAGAACATCATACATTTTTTCGACTTCATAGTCCTAAAACAAGACCGAGACGTTTTCCACTTACTTTAAGTAGTAGATTTACGTATTCAGGACGTACAGAATTTCAAACAGTGGAAGATGGAAAACATAGAGCAAGAGTAGAAAGAACATTTATAcg atCTCCAAGTAAAAGATTAGTACATGGAGTAACATCAGTTCCaattgaagaaaaaggaaaattatctATACCTCCTGGAAGACCATCTAGACCATATGATAACAAAGTTCAGTCTCTTGGTGCTCGTGAACCTCGTCGAGCATGGGGTGAAGGGAATCCTAGCGATGA tGAAGGTGGTTTCTTGTCTCTCCGTGAAGAAATAACAAGCTCACATACACAAGGAAATGCATTTTCGCCCGTATTAGGTTCTAGAGTTTTAAGTTATGCTGATGATGATACAACTGCTGAAAGAAACATTTATGATCTTCCTGCTTATAGTGAACCTACAAGTTCACCTGCTCCTcag ATAGTGGAAGATGGATTAGTTACAATATCTTTGACACCAGATGAACAAGGTCGTTTTGGATTTAATGTGAAAGGTGGTTTAGATCTTGATATGCCTATTTTAGTATCAAGAGTAGCTCCAAACACTCCTGCTGATCGTTGTTatccaaaattaaatgaagGCGATCAg gtAGTGTATATAAATGGAATTGATGTAAGTGGCTTATTACATGAACATgtagtaaatttaattcgtcAATCTCGTGATTCGGGTTCTGGTGAACTGACATTAACTGTTAGACCAAATGCATTATACAATGCATTAGCTGGTACTGATGAAACATCTGAAGAAGAACCTCCATATAG GTATGTTCCGGATGCACCTCATGCAGCTATTGGATCAGATGCATTAGCTCAATCAATGTTGCTTCTTGCTGATGGTCTTGCAAGTGGTGCTTTAATCGCACAATATGaacaattatatagaaaaaatccTGAACTTACATCTCTTGAATCTAAAAAACCTGAAAAtcagaataaaaatcgatatcgagatatttcaccat atgatGTTACTCGAGTAATACTTTTGGGCTCTGCGAGTGGAGATTATATTAATGCTAACTATGTAAATATGGAAATACCAGGATCGGGTATTATTAACAGATATATTGCTACTCAAGGACCTTTGTCCTCAACTGTTGCTGATTTCTGGCAGATGGTTCTAGAAGCAGGCAGTACTCTCGTTGTAATGCTCACAACTTTAGTCGAACGAGGTCGAGCAAAATGTCATCAGTATTGGCCTGCTCTTAATGAAACGCTTACATTACGAAATCTTACACTCACATCTACTGCTGAAAATGTTGAAGACACTTTTATATTTCGAGAATTCATACTTCGTGATATTAAT actggagaagaaagagatataACTCACATGCAATATTGTAGTTGGCCAGATCATGGAGTTCCTAGTGATTGGCGACAATTTACAACGTTTACTGAAAGGGTACGGGCAGCTAGAACAGGAATAGTAGAACCTGCAGTTGTCCATTGTTCTGCTGGAATAGGTAGAACAGGTGTTTTAGTTTTAATGGAAACAGCACTGTGTCTTATCGAAGCAAATCAACCAGTATATCCATTGGATATTGTACGATCTATGAGAGATCAAAGAGCAATGATGATACAAAATGCt aGTCAATATAGATTCGTATGTGAGGCAGTTCATAAAGCTTATAGCGAAGAAATAGCTAAACCTCTTCCTGAATTTAGCAggtga
- the LOC551573 gene encoding tyrosine-protein phosphatase non-receptor type 4 isoform X1 encodes MKLFSMTSPECEQYSREVVSGRWLTRLRIFEMIESVSRRALSGSSGSYHVRGAELARNRRLKSLSATVIFLDDTQHTFQLDKRAKGQTLLDLVFQHLELVEKDYFGLQYAENGVAICTYSPDVMRWLDPSKPVKKQIRSKGGQFYFRVKFYVSDPSKLQEEYTRYQFYLQIRRDILQGKLQLSPSTACLIASYTVQSELGDYHPEEHGPGYLSRLQLIPGQTEEMEKKIAELHKLHKGQLPADAEFNFLDHAKRLDMYGVELHKARDSTNKEIQLGVTSIGLVVFQNGIKINVFSWSKIVKISFKRKQFFIQLRREQSENYDTLLGFNMQTYRSSKNLWKACVEHHTFFRLHSPKTRPRRFPLTLSSRFTYSGRTEFQTVEDGKHRARVERTFIRSPSKRLVHGVTSVPIEEKGKLSIPPGRPSRPYDNKVQSLGAREPRRAWGEGNPSDDEGGFLSLREEITSSHTQGNAFSPVLGSRVLSYADDDTTAERNIYDLPAYSEPTSSPAPQIVEDGLVTISLTPDEQGRFGFNVKGGLDLDMPILVSRVAPNTPADRCYPKLNEGDQVVYINGIDVSGLLHEHVVNLIRQSRDSGSGELTLTVRPNALYNALAGTDETSEEEPPYRYVPDAPHAAIGSDALAQSMLLLADGLASGALIAQYEQLYRKNPELTSLESKKPENQNKNRYRDISPYDVTRVILLGSASGDYINANYVNMEIPGSGIINRYIATQGPLSSTVADFWQMVLEAGSTLVVMLTTLVERGRAKCHQYWPALNETLTLRNLTLTSTAENVEDTFIFREFILRDINTGEERDITHMQYCSWPDHGVPSDWRQFTTFTERVRAARTGIVEPAVVHCSAGIGRTGVLVLMETALCLIEANQPVYPLDIVRSMRDQRAMMIQNASQYRFVCEAVHKAYSEEIAKPLPEFSR; translated from the exons ATGAAGTTATTTTCAATGACATCTCctgaat gtGAACAATATAGCAGAGAGGTGGTGTCGGGAAGGTGGTTGACACGCCTTcgtatttttgaaatgattgaAAGTGTATCGCGTAGAGCGTTGAGTGGCTCCAGTGGGAGCTACCACGTTCGTGGAGCTGAATTAGCAAGAAATCGTAGATTAAAATCTCTATCTGCTACTGTTATCTTTCTTGATGATACACAGCATACATTTCAACTAGAt aaAAGAGCAAAAGGTCAAACATTATTAGATTTAGTATTCCAACACTTAGAACTTgttgaaaaagattattttggtTTGCAATATGCTGAAAATGGAGTTGcaatatgtacatattctCCAGATGTaatg agatgGTTAGATCCTAGCAAACCAGTAAAAAAGCAGATAAGAAGTAAGG gtggacaattttattttagagttaaattttatgtatctgATCCTAGCAAATTGCAAGAAGAATATACcagatatcaattttatttacaaatacgaAGAGATATTTTACAAGGAAAACTTCAGTTATCACCAAGTACAGCATGTCTTATTGCTAGTTATACTGTTCAAT CTGAGTTAGGTGATTATCATCCCGAAGAACATGGACCAGGATATCTTTCCAGATTGCAGTTAATACCTGGTCAAActgaagaaatggaaaaaaaaatagctgaACTGCATAAACTTCATAA aGGCCAATTACCAGCAGATgcagaattcaattttttagatCATGCAAAAAGATTGGATATGTATGGAGTAGAATTACATAAAGCTAGA gattcaacaaataaagaaatacaattaGGAGTAACATCTATAGGTTTAGTAGTATttcaaaatggaataaaaattaatgtgttTTCATGGtcaaaaatagttaaaatatcatttaaacgaaaacaattttttatccaaCTAAGAAGGGAACAG TCAGAAAACTATGATACTTTATTAGGATTTAATATGCAAACGTATCGtagttcaaaaaatttatggaaagcGTGTGTAGAACATCATACATTTTTTCGACTTCATAGTCCTAAAACAAGACCGAGACGTTTTCCACTTACTTTAAGTAGTAGATTTACGTATTCAGGACGTACAGAATTTCAAACAGTGGAAGATGGAAAACATAGAGCAAGAGTAGAAAGAACATTTATAcg atCTCCAAGTAAAAGATTAGTACATGGAGTAACATCAGTTCCaattgaagaaaaaggaaaattatctATACCTCCTGGAAGACCATCTAGACCATATGATAACAAAGTTCAGTCTCTTGGTGCTCGTGAACCTCGTCGAGCATGGGGTGAAGGGAATCCTAGCGATGA tGAAGGTGGTTTCTTGTCTCTCCGTGAAGAAATAACAAGCTCACATACACAAGGAAATGCATTTTCGCCCGTATTAGGTTCTAGAGTTTTAAGTTATGCTGATGATGATACAACTGCTGAAAGAAACATTTATGATCTTCCTGCTTATAGTGAACCTACAAGTTCACCTGCTCCTcag ATAGTGGAAGATGGATTAGTTACAATATCTTTGACACCAGATGAACAAGGTCGTTTTGGATTTAATGTGAAAGGTGGTTTAGATCTTGATATGCCTATTTTAGTATCAAGAGTAGCTCCAAACACTCCTGCTGATCGTTGTTatccaaaattaaatgaagGCGATCAg gtAGTGTATATAAATGGAATTGATGTAAGTGGCTTATTACATGAACATgtagtaaatttaattcgtcAATCTCGTGATTCGGGTTCTGGTGAACTGACATTAACTGTTAGACCAAATGCATTATACAATGCATTAGCTGGTACTGATGAAACATCTGAAGAAGAACCTCCATATAG GTATGTTCCGGATGCACCTCATGCAGCTATTGGATCAGATGCATTAGCTCAATCAATGTTGCTTCTTGCTGATGGTCTTGCAAGTGGTGCTTTAATCGCACAATATGaacaattatatagaaaaaatccTGAACTTACATCTCTTGAATCTAAAAAACCTGAAAAtcagaataaaaatcgatatcgagatatttcaccat atgatGTTACTCGAGTAATACTTTTGGGCTCTGCGAGTGGAGATTATATTAATGCTAACTATGTAAATATGGAAATACCAGGATCGGGTATTATTAACAGATATATTGCTACTCAAGGACCTTTGTCCTCAACTGTTGCTGATTTCTGGCAGATGGTTCTAGAAGCAGGCAGTACTCTCGTTGTAATGCTCACAACTTTAGTCGAACGAGGTCGAGCAAAATGTCATCAGTATTGGCCTGCTCTTAATGAAACGCTTACATTACGAAATCTTACACTCACATCTACTGCTGAAAATGTTGAAGACACTTTTATATTTCGAGAATTCATACTTCGTGATATTAAT actggagaagaaagagatataACTCACATGCAATATTGTAGTTGGCCAGATCATGGAGTTCCTAGTGATTGGCGACAATTTACAACGTTTACTGAAAGGGTACGGGCAGCTAGAACAGGAATAGTAGAACCTGCAGTTGTCCATTGTTCTGCTGGAATAGGTAGAACAGGTGTTTTAGTTTTAATGGAAACAGCACTGTGTCTTATCGAAGCAAATCAACCAGTATATCCATTGGATATTGTACGATCTATGAGAGATCAAAGAGCAATGATGATACAAAATGCt aGTCAATATAGATTCGTATGTGAGGCAGTTCATAAAGCTTATAGCGAAGAAATAGCTAAACCTCTTCCTGAATTTAGCAggtga